From one Triticum urartu cultivar G1812 chromosome 3, Tu2.1, whole genome shotgun sequence genomic stretch:
- the LOC125542501 gene encoding probable zinc metalloprotease EGY2, chloroplastic isoform X1, translated as MSSSSPRPPTSRAASPYGCCCHRPLLASTSAPTRSRGARLALTLSSSSLSLPAGPRSRSRSRRVACRAADEPGPAASNGDEAVDDAPSPPADSVVQADAAAETDNTKDESPNAEPLNSALTSLQNIDRYAKAAADSAAQTKDESPNAEPVSAAVKSLQNIDRYVNAAADSAAQTKDESPNAEPVSASDTVQSIDGDATAAADSAAQEQLVEVDVNVASGSPLPGMKQQLEEAVSIPKATVDILKDQVFSFDTFFVTSHEPYEGGILFKGNLRGVPAKSFEKITTRLENKFGDEFKVFLLINPEDEKPVAVVVPKQTVEPATGCNNSFLIVDAKGIGQISFLSVPEWAAAGAFGVVTIFTLLLRNVPVLQDNLLSTFDNLELLKDGLPGALVTGLIVGVHEIGHILAAKDAGVKLSVPYFVPSWQIGSFGGITRIVNIVRNRGDLLKVAAAGPVAGFSLGFGLLLLGFTLPPSDGLGIIVDPAVFHQSFLLGGLAKLILGDVLKEGTQLSINPLVLWAWAGLLINAINSIPAGELDGGRIALAMWGRKVSSRLGSVTIALLGLSSLFSDVAFYWAVLIFFLQRGPIAPLSEEITEPENIYIGLGVAILFLGLLVCLPYPFLFDPSQVTDFDF; from the exons ATGAGCTCTTCTTCTCCTCGCCCGCCGACGTCGCGGGCCGCGTCGCCGTACGGGTGCTGCTGCCACCGCCCGCTCCTCGCGTCCACCTCCGCGCCGACCAGGAGCAGAGGCGCTCGCCTCGCGCTCACGCTCAGCTCCTCGTCCCTCTCGCTTCCGGCCGGCCCTCGCAGCAG GTCGAGGAGCCGGAGGGTGGCATGCCGTGCGGCCGACGAGCCTGGGCCAGCCGCCAGCAATGGCGACGAGGCTGTGGATGATGCTCCATCGCCTCCAGCCGACAGTGTTGTCCAAGCAGATGCAGCTGCAGAGACAGATAAT ACGAAAGATGAATCCCCGAATGCAGAGCCGCTAAACTCCGCTCTCACATCGCTTCAGAACATCGACCGGTATGCTAAAGCAGCCGCTGACAGCGCCGCGCAG ACGAAAGATGAATCCCCCAATGCAGAGCCGGTAAGCGCCGCTGTCAAATCACTTCAGAACATCGACCGGTATGTCAATGCAGCCGCTGACAGCGCTGCGCAG ACGAAAGATGAATCCCCTAATGCAGAGCCGGTAAGCGCTAGCGACACGGTTCAGAGCATCGACGGAGATGCTACTGCAGCCGCTGACAGCGCTGCGCAG GAGCAGCTGGTGGAGGTTGATGTTAATGTTGCTAGTGGCTCTCCTTTGCCTGGAATGAAG CAACAACTTGAAGAAGCTGTGAGTATCCCCAAGGCTACAGTAGACATTCTAAAGGATCAAGTTTTCAGTTTTGACACGTTCTTCGTGACCAGCCACGAGCCTTACGAG GGTGGAATACTATTTAAAGGGAACTTGCGTGGTGTGCCAgccaaaagttttgaaaagatcACAACTCGACTAGAG AACAAATTTGGCGATGAATTTAAGGTTTTTCTTCTCATCAATCCAGAGGATGAGAAGCCAGTTGCAGTAGTTGTACCTAAGCAGACAGTGGAGCCTGCCACTGGATGTAATAATTCTTTCCTCATAGTCGACGCTAAAGGAATTGGTCAAATATCTTTCTTAT CTGTCCCAGAGTGGGCTGCTGCTGGTGCGTTCGGAGTAGTTACCATCTTCACTCTGTTGCTTCGGAACGTACCTGTCCTTCAGGACAACTTGCT ATCAACATTTGATAACCTTGAGCTATTGAAAGATGGACTTCCCGGTGCCCTGGTAACGGGACTCATAGTAGGGGTTCATGAAATTGGACACATCCTCGCTGCTAAGGATGCTGGGGTCAAGCTTTCAGTACCATATTTTGTTCCTAGCTGGCAG ATAGGATCTTTTGGTGGCATCACCAGAATAGTCAATATTGTACGCAATCGCGGGGACCTGCTCAAGGTAGCAGCTGCTGGACCGGTTGCGGGGTTTTCGCTCGGATTTGGTCTTCTTCTGCTGGGCTTCACGTTACCTCCAAGTGACGGTCTTGGTATCATCGTAGATCCCGCCGTATTTCATCAATCATTTCTTCTTGGTGGTCTTG CAAAGCTTATTCTTGGAGATGTTCTAAAAGAAGGAACACAGCTATCAATCAACCCACTGGTTTTGTGGGCTTGGGCTGGTCTCCTGATCAACGCCATTAACAGCATCCCCGCAGGAGAGCTCGACGGCGGCCGCATAGCGCTCGCCATGTGGGGAAGAAAG GTATCATCCCGGCTCGGCAGCGTCACCATTGCATTGCTCGGGCTCTCGTCGCTCTTCAGCGACGTGGCGTTCTACTGGGCGGTGCTCATCTTCTTCCTGCAGAGGGGTCCGATAGCTCccctctccgaggagataacggAGCCCGAGAACATCTACATCGGCCTCGGCGTCGCCATTTTGTTCCTGGGGCTGCTGGTCTGCCTGCCCTACCCATTCCTCTTCGACCCTTCGCAAGTTACTGATTTCGACTTTTGA
- the LOC125542501 gene encoding probable zinc metalloprotease EGY2, chloroplastic isoform X5 gives MATRLWMMLHRLQPTVLSKQMQLQRQIIFPMPHQTKDESPNAEPLNSALTSLQNIDRYAKAAADSAAQTKDESPNAEPVSAAVKSLQNIDRYVNAAADSAAQTKDESPNAEPVSASDTVQSIDGDATAAADSAAQEQLVEVDVNVASGSPLPGMKQQLEEAVSIPKATVDILKDQVFSFDTFFVTSHEPYEGGILFKGNLRGVPAKSFEKITTRLENKFGDEFKVFLLINPEDEKPVAVVVPKQTVEPATGCNNSFLIVDAKGIGQISFLSVPEWAAAGAFGVVTIFTLLLRNVPVLQDNLLSTFDNLELLKDGLPGALVTGLIVGVHEIGHILAAKDAGVKLSVPYFVPSWQIGSFGGITRIVNIVRNRGDLLKVAAAGPVAGFSLGFGLLLLGFTLPPSDGLGIIVDPAVFHQSFLLGGLAKLILGDVLKEGTQLSINPLVLWAWAGLLINAINSIPAGELDGGRIALAMWGRKVSSRLGSVTIALLGLSSLFSDVAFYWAVLIFFLQRGPIAPLSEEITEPENIYIGLGVAILFLGLLVCLPYPFLFDPSQVTDFDF, from the exons ATGGCGACGAGGCTGTGGATGATGCTCCATCGCCTCCAGCCGACAGTGTTGTCCAAGCAGATGCAGCTGCAGAGACAGATAAT CTTTCCCATGCCTCACCAGACGAAAGATGAATCCCCGAATGCAGAGCCGCTAAACTCCGCTCTCACATCGCTTCAGAACATCGACCGGTATGCTAAAGCAGCCGCTGACAGCGCCGCGCAG ACGAAAGATGAATCCCCCAATGCAGAGCCGGTAAGCGCCGCTGTCAAATCACTTCAGAACATCGACCGGTATGTCAATGCAGCCGCTGACAGCGCTGCGCAG ACGAAAGATGAATCCCCTAATGCAGAGCCGGTAAGCGCTAGCGACACGGTTCAGAGCATCGACGGAGATGCTACTGCAGCCGCTGACAGCGCTGCGCAG GAGCAGCTGGTGGAGGTTGATGTTAATGTTGCTAGTGGCTCTCCTTTGCCTGGAATGAAG CAACAACTTGAAGAAGCTGTGAGTATCCCCAAGGCTACAGTAGACATTCTAAAGGATCAAGTTTTCAGTTTTGACACGTTCTTCGTGACCAGCCACGAGCCTTACGAG GGTGGAATACTATTTAAAGGGAACTTGCGTGGTGTGCCAgccaaaagttttgaaaagatcACAACTCGACTAGAG AACAAATTTGGCGATGAATTTAAGGTTTTTCTTCTCATCAATCCAGAGGATGAGAAGCCAGTTGCAGTAGTTGTACCTAAGCAGACAGTGGAGCCTGCCACTGGATGTAATAATTCTTTCCTCATAGTCGACGCTAAAGGAATTGGTCAAATATCTTTCTTAT CTGTCCCAGAGTGGGCTGCTGCTGGTGCGTTCGGAGTAGTTACCATCTTCACTCTGTTGCTTCGGAACGTACCTGTCCTTCAGGACAACTTGCT ATCAACATTTGATAACCTTGAGCTATTGAAAGATGGACTTCCCGGTGCCCTGGTAACGGGACTCATAGTAGGGGTTCATGAAATTGGACACATCCTCGCTGCTAAGGATGCTGGGGTCAAGCTTTCAGTACCATATTTTGTTCCTAGCTGGCAG ATAGGATCTTTTGGTGGCATCACCAGAATAGTCAATATTGTACGCAATCGCGGGGACCTGCTCAAGGTAGCAGCTGCTGGACCGGTTGCGGGGTTTTCGCTCGGATTTGGTCTTCTTCTGCTGGGCTTCACGTTACCTCCAAGTGACGGTCTTGGTATCATCGTAGATCCCGCCGTATTTCATCAATCATTTCTTCTTGGTGGTCTTG CAAAGCTTATTCTTGGAGATGTTCTAAAAGAAGGAACACAGCTATCAATCAACCCACTGGTTTTGTGGGCTTGGGCTGGTCTCCTGATCAACGCCATTAACAGCATCCCCGCAGGAGAGCTCGACGGCGGCCGCATAGCGCTCGCCATGTGGGGAAGAAAG GTATCATCCCGGCTCGGCAGCGTCACCATTGCATTGCTCGGGCTCTCGTCGCTCTTCAGCGACGTGGCGTTCTACTGGGCGGTGCTCATCTTCTTCCTGCAGAGGGGTCCGATAGCTCccctctccgaggagataacggAGCCCGAGAACATCTACATCGGCCTCGGCGTCGCCATTTTGTTCCTGGGGCTGCTGGTCTGCCTGCCCTACCCATTCCTCTTCGACCCTTCGCAAGTTACTGATTTCGACTTTTGA
- the LOC125542501 gene encoding probable zinc metalloprotease EGY2, chloroplastic isoform X3 codes for MSSSSPRPPTSRAASPYGCCCHRPLLASTSAPTRSRGARLALTLSSSSLSLPAGPRSRSRSRRVACRAADEPGPAASNGDEAVDDAPSPPADSVVQADAAAETDNTKDESPNAEPLNSALTSLQNIDRYAKAAADSAAQTKDESPNAEPVSAAVKSLQNIDRYVNAAADSAAQEQLVEVDVNVASGSPLPGMKQQLEEAVSIPKATVDILKDQVFSFDTFFVTSHEPYEGGILFKGNLRGVPAKSFEKITTRLENKFGDEFKVFLLINPEDEKPVAVVVPKQTVEPATGCNNSFLIVDAKGIGQISFLSVPEWAAAGAFGVVTIFTLLLRNVPVLQDNLLSTFDNLELLKDGLPGALVTGLIVGVHEIGHILAAKDAGVKLSVPYFVPSWQIGSFGGITRIVNIVRNRGDLLKVAAAGPVAGFSLGFGLLLLGFTLPPSDGLGIIVDPAVFHQSFLLGGLAKLILGDVLKEGTQLSINPLVLWAWAGLLINAINSIPAGELDGGRIALAMWGRKVSSRLGSVTIALLGLSSLFSDVAFYWAVLIFFLQRGPIAPLSEEITEPENIYIGLGVAILFLGLLVCLPYPFLFDPSQVTDFDF; via the exons ATGAGCTCTTCTTCTCCTCGCCCGCCGACGTCGCGGGCCGCGTCGCCGTACGGGTGCTGCTGCCACCGCCCGCTCCTCGCGTCCACCTCCGCGCCGACCAGGAGCAGAGGCGCTCGCCTCGCGCTCACGCTCAGCTCCTCGTCCCTCTCGCTTCCGGCCGGCCCTCGCAGCAG GTCGAGGAGCCGGAGGGTGGCATGCCGTGCGGCCGACGAGCCTGGGCCAGCCGCCAGCAATGGCGACGAGGCTGTGGATGATGCTCCATCGCCTCCAGCCGACAGTGTTGTCCAAGCAGATGCAGCTGCAGAGACAGATAAT ACGAAAGATGAATCCCCGAATGCAGAGCCGCTAAACTCCGCTCTCACATCGCTTCAGAACATCGACCGGTATGCTAAAGCAGCCGCTGACAGCGCCGCGCAG ACGAAAGATGAATCCCCCAATGCAGAGCCGGTAAGCGCCGCTGTCAAATCACTTCAGAACATCGACCGGTATGTCAATGCAGCCGCTGACAGCGCTGCGCAG GAGCAGCTGGTGGAGGTTGATGTTAATGTTGCTAGTGGCTCTCCTTTGCCTGGAATGAAG CAACAACTTGAAGAAGCTGTGAGTATCCCCAAGGCTACAGTAGACATTCTAAAGGATCAAGTTTTCAGTTTTGACACGTTCTTCGTGACCAGCCACGAGCCTTACGAG GGTGGAATACTATTTAAAGGGAACTTGCGTGGTGTGCCAgccaaaagttttgaaaagatcACAACTCGACTAGAG AACAAATTTGGCGATGAATTTAAGGTTTTTCTTCTCATCAATCCAGAGGATGAGAAGCCAGTTGCAGTAGTTGTACCTAAGCAGACAGTGGAGCCTGCCACTGGATGTAATAATTCTTTCCTCATAGTCGACGCTAAAGGAATTGGTCAAATATCTTTCTTAT CTGTCCCAGAGTGGGCTGCTGCTGGTGCGTTCGGAGTAGTTACCATCTTCACTCTGTTGCTTCGGAACGTACCTGTCCTTCAGGACAACTTGCT ATCAACATTTGATAACCTTGAGCTATTGAAAGATGGACTTCCCGGTGCCCTGGTAACGGGACTCATAGTAGGGGTTCATGAAATTGGACACATCCTCGCTGCTAAGGATGCTGGGGTCAAGCTTTCAGTACCATATTTTGTTCCTAGCTGGCAG ATAGGATCTTTTGGTGGCATCACCAGAATAGTCAATATTGTACGCAATCGCGGGGACCTGCTCAAGGTAGCAGCTGCTGGACCGGTTGCGGGGTTTTCGCTCGGATTTGGTCTTCTTCTGCTGGGCTTCACGTTACCTCCAAGTGACGGTCTTGGTATCATCGTAGATCCCGCCGTATTTCATCAATCATTTCTTCTTGGTGGTCTTG CAAAGCTTATTCTTGGAGATGTTCTAAAAGAAGGAACACAGCTATCAATCAACCCACTGGTTTTGTGGGCTTGGGCTGGTCTCCTGATCAACGCCATTAACAGCATCCCCGCAGGAGAGCTCGACGGCGGCCGCATAGCGCTCGCCATGTGGGGAAGAAAG GTATCATCCCGGCTCGGCAGCGTCACCATTGCATTGCTCGGGCTCTCGTCGCTCTTCAGCGACGTGGCGTTCTACTGGGCGGTGCTCATCTTCTTCCTGCAGAGGGGTCCGATAGCTCccctctccgaggagataacggAGCCCGAGAACATCTACATCGGCCTCGGCGTCGCCATTTTGTTCCTGGGGCTGCTGGTCTGCCTGCCCTACCCATTCCTCTTCGACCCTTCGCAAGTTACTGATTTCGACTTTTGA
- the LOC125542501 gene encoding probable zinc metalloprotease EGY2, chloroplastic isoform X4 gives MSSSSPRPPTSRAASPYGCCCHRPLLASTSAPTRSRGARLALTLSSSSLSLPAGPRSRSRSRRVACRAADEPGPAASNGDEAVDDAPSPPADSVVQADAAAETDNTKDESPNAEPLNSALTSLQNIDRYAKAAADSAAQTKDESPNAEPVSASDTVQSIDGDATAAADSAAQEQLVEVDVNVASGSPLPGMKQQLEEAVSIPKATVDILKDQVFSFDTFFVTSHEPYEGGILFKGNLRGVPAKSFEKITTRLENKFGDEFKVFLLINPEDEKPVAVVVPKQTVEPATGCNNSFLIVDAKGIGQISFLSVPEWAAAGAFGVVTIFTLLLRNVPVLQDNLLSTFDNLELLKDGLPGALVTGLIVGVHEIGHILAAKDAGVKLSVPYFVPSWQIGSFGGITRIVNIVRNRGDLLKVAAAGPVAGFSLGFGLLLLGFTLPPSDGLGIIVDPAVFHQSFLLGGLAKLILGDVLKEGTQLSINPLVLWAWAGLLINAINSIPAGELDGGRIALAMWGRKVSSRLGSVTIALLGLSSLFSDVAFYWAVLIFFLQRGPIAPLSEEITEPENIYIGLGVAILFLGLLVCLPYPFLFDPSQVTDFDF, from the exons ATGAGCTCTTCTTCTCCTCGCCCGCCGACGTCGCGGGCCGCGTCGCCGTACGGGTGCTGCTGCCACCGCCCGCTCCTCGCGTCCACCTCCGCGCCGACCAGGAGCAGAGGCGCTCGCCTCGCGCTCACGCTCAGCTCCTCGTCCCTCTCGCTTCCGGCCGGCCCTCGCAGCAG GTCGAGGAGCCGGAGGGTGGCATGCCGTGCGGCCGACGAGCCTGGGCCAGCCGCCAGCAATGGCGACGAGGCTGTGGATGATGCTCCATCGCCTCCAGCCGACAGTGTTGTCCAAGCAGATGCAGCTGCAGAGACAGATAAT ACGAAAGATGAATCCCCGAATGCAGAGCCGCTAAACTCCGCTCTCACATCGCTTCAGAACATCGACCGGTATGCTAAAGCAGCCGCTGACAGCGCCGCGCAG ACGAAAGATGAATCCCCTAATGCAGAGCCGGTAAGCGCTAGCGACACGGTTCAGAGCATCGACGGAGATGCTACTGCAGCCGCTGACAGCGCTGCGCAG GAGCAGCTGGTGGAGGTTGATGTTAATGTTGCTAGTGGCTCTCCTTTGCCTGGAATGAAG CAACAACTTGAAGAAGCTGTGAGTATCCCCAAGGCTACAGTAGACATTCTAAAGGATCAAGTTTTCAGTTTTGACACGTTCTTCGTGACCAGCCACGAGCCTTACGAG GGTGGAATACTATTTAAAGGGAACTTGCGTGGTGTGCCAgccaaaagttttgaaaagatcACAACTCGACTAGAG AACAAATTTGGCGATGAATTTAAGGTTTTTCTTCTCATCAATCCAGAGGATGAGAAGCCAGTTGCAGTAGTTGTACCTAAGCAGACAGTGGAGCCTGCCACTGGATGTAATAATTCTTTCCTCATAGTCGACGCTAAAGGAATTGGTCAAATATCTTTCTTAT CTGTCCCAGAGTGGGCTGCTGCTGGTGCGTTCGGAGTAGTTACCATCTTCACTCTGTTGCTTCGGAACGTACCTGTCCTTCAGGACAACTTGCT ATCAACATTTGATAACCTTGAGCTATTGAAAGATGGACTTCCCGGTGCCCTGGTAACGGGACTCATAGTAGGGGTTCATGAAATTGGACACATCCTCGCTGCTAAGGATGCTGGGGTCAAGCTTTCAGTACCATATTTTGTTCCTAGCTGGCAG ATAGGATCTTTTGGTGGCATCACCAGAATAGTCAATATTGTACGCAATCGCGGGGACCTGCTCAAGGTAGCAGCTGCTGGACCGGTTGCGGGGTTTTCGCTCGGATTTGGTCTTCTTCTGCTGGGCTTCACGTTACCTCCAAGTGACGGTCTTGGTATCATCGTAGATCCCGCCGTATTTCATCAATCATTTCTTCTTGGTGGTCTTG CAAAGCTTATTCTTGGAGATGTTCTAAAAGAAGGAACACAGCTATCAATCAACCCACTGGTTTTGTGGGCTTGGGCTGGTCTCCTGATCAACGCCATTAACAGCATCCCCGCAGGAGAGCTCGACGGCGGCCGCATAGCGCTCGCCATGTGGGGAAGAAAG GTATCATCCCGGCTCGGCAGCGTCACCATTGCATTGCTCGGGCTCTCGTCGCTCTTCAGCGACGTGGCGTTCTACTGGGCGGTGCTCATCTTCTTCCTGCAGAGGGGTCCGATAGCTCccctctccgaggagataacggAGCCCGAGAACATCTACATCGGCCTCGGCGTCGCCATTTTGTTCCTGGGGCTGCTGGTCTGCCTGCCCTACCCATTCCTCTTCGACCCTTCGCAAGTTACTGATTTCGACTTTTGA
- the LOC125542501 gene encoding probable zinc metalloprotease EGY2, chloroplastic isoform X2: MSSSSPRPPTSRAASPYGCCCHRPLLASTSAPTRSRGARLALTLSSSSLSLPAGPRSRSRSRRVACRAADEPGPAASNGDEAVDDAPSPPADSVVQADAAAETDNTKDESPNAEPLNSALTSLQNIDRYAKAAADSAAQTKDESPNAEPVSAAVKSLQNIDRYVNAAADSAAQTKDESPNAEPVSASDTVQSIDGDATAAADSAAQEQLVEVDVNVASGSPLPGMKQQLEEAVSIPKATVDILKDQVFSFDTFFVTSHEPYEGGILFKGNLRGVPAKSFEKITTRLENKFGDEFKVFLLINPEDEKPVAVVVPKQTVEPATGSVPEWAAAGAFGVVTIFTLLLRNVPVLQDNLLSTFDNLELLKDGLPGALVTGLIVGVHEIGHILAAKDAGVKLSVPYFVPSWQIGSFGGITRIVNIVRNRGDLLKVAAAGPVAGFSLGFGLLLLGFTLPPSDGLGIIVDPAVFHQSFLLGGLAKLILGDVLKEGTQLSINPLVLWAWAGLLINAINSIPAGELDGGRIALAMWGRKVSSRLGSVTIALLGLSSLFSDVAFYWAVLIFFLQRGPIAPLSEEITEPENIYIGLGVAILFLGLLVCLPYPFLFDPSQVTDFDF; the protein is encoded by the exons ATGAGCTCTTCTTCTCCTCGCCCGCCGACGTCGCGGGCCGCGTCGCCGTACGGGTGCTGCTGCCACCGCCCGCTCCTCGCGTCCACCTCCGCGCCGACCAGGAGCAGAGGCGCTCGCCTCGCGCTCACGCTCAGCTCCTCGTCCCTCTCGCTTCCGGCCGGCCCTCGCAGCAG GTCGAGGAGCCGGAGGGTGGCATGCCGTGCGGCCGACGAGCCTGGGCCAGCCGCCAGCAATGGCGACGAGGCTGTGGATGATGCTCCATCGCCTCCAGCCGACAGTGTTGTCCAAGCAGATGCAGCTGCAGAGACAGATAAT ACGAAAGATGAATCCCCGAATGCAGAGCCGCTAAACTCCGCTCTCACATCGCTTCAGAACATCGACCGGTATGCTAAAGCAGCCGCTGACAGCGCCGCGCAG ACGAAAGATGAATCCCCCAATGCAGAGCCGGTAAGCGCCGCTGTCAAATCACTTCAGAACATCGACCGGTATGTCAATGCAGCCGCTGACAGCGCTGCGCAG ACGAAAGATGAATCCCCTAATGCAGAGCCGGTAAGCGCTAGCGACACGGTTCAGAGCATCGACGGAGATGCTACTGCAGCCGCTGACAGCGCTGCGCAG GAGCAGCTGGTGGAGGTTGATGTTAATGTTGCTAGTGGCTCTCCTTTGCCTGGAATGAAG CAACAACTTGAAGAAGCTGTGAGTATCCCCAAGGCTACAGTAGACATTCTAAAGGATCAAGTTTTCAGTTTTGACACGTTCTTCGTGACCAGCCACGAGCCTTACGAG GGTGGAATACTATTTAAAGGGAACTTGCGTGGTGTGCCAgccaaaagttttgaaaagatcACAACTCGACTAGAG AACAAATTTGGCGATGAATTTAAGGTTTTTCTTCTCATCAATCCAGAGGATGAGAAGCCAGTTGCAGTAGTTGTACCTAAGCAGACAGTGGAGCCTGCCACTGGAT CTGTCCCAGAGTGGGCTGCTGCTGGTGCGTTCGGAGTAGTTACCATCTTCACTCTGTTGCTTCGGAACGTACCTGTCCTTCAGGACAACTTGCT ATCAACATTTGATAACCTTGAGCTATTGAAAGATGGACTTCCCGGTGCCCTGGTAACGGGACTCATAGTAGGGGTTCATGAAATTGGACACATCCTCGCTGCTAAGGATGCTGGGGTCAAGCTTTCAGTACCATATTTTGTTCCTAGCTGGCAG ATAGGATCTTTTGGTGGCATCACCAGAATAGTCAATATTGTACGCAATCGCGGGGACCTGCTCAAGGTAGCAGCTGCTGGACCGGTTGCGGGGTTTTCGCTCGGATTTGGTCTTCTTCTGCTGGGCTTCACGTTACCTCCAAGTGACGGTCTTGGTATCATCGTAGATCCCGCCGTATTTCATCAATCATTTCTTCTTGGTGGTCTTG CAAAGCTTATTCTTGGAGATGTTCTAAAAGAAGGAACACAGCTATCAATCAACCCACTGGTTTTGTGGGCTTGGGCTGGTCTCCTGATCAACGCCATTAACAGCATCCCCGCAGGAGAGCTCGACGGCGGCCGCATAGCGCTCGCCATGTGGGGAAGAAAG GTATCATCCCGGCTCGGCAGCGTCACCATTGCATTGCTCGGGCTCTCGTCGCTCTTCAGCGACGTGGCGTTCTACTGGGCGGTGCTCATCTTCTTCCTGCAGAGGGGTCCGATAGCTCccctctccgaggagataacggAGCCCGAGAACATCTACATCGGCCTCGGCGTCGCCATTTTGTTCCTGGGGCTGCTGGTCTGCCTGCCCTACCCATTCCTCTTCGACCCTTCGCAAGTTACTGATTTCGACTTTTGA
- the LOC125542502 gene encoding EKC/KEOPS complex subunit TPRKB, protein MRSFPVTGGRSVSLALFSDVSNSRELLDLMQSGKLEPEAAFINASLVPDVFPVLAAAHKALLSKSRESLTTRTLHSELVYNCSGSKHITESLKRCGIADDTQYILAARFDASDEEMKALEKLISGTEIDLSELETRADQPKILKQYKITPQELSISTLPEAIVCRIAARDAL, encoded by the exons ATGAGGAGCTTCCCGGTGACCGGCGGCCGCAGCGTCTCCCTCGCCCTCTTCTCCGACGTCTCCAACAGCCG GGAGCTCCTCGATCTGATGCAGTCGGGGAAGCTGGAGCCGGAGGCCGCTTTCATCAACGCATCGCTG GTGCCGGACGTGTTCCCGGTCCTCGCCGCGGCGCACAAGGCGCTGCTCTCCAAGTCGAGGGAGTCGCTGACCACGAGGACCCTGCACTCGGAGCTCGTCTACAACTGCTCTGGCTCGAAGCAT ATAACAGAGTCCCTGAAGCGGTGCGGTATCGCCGATGACACGCAGTATATCCTCGCGGCGCGGTTTGATGCTTCAGATGAAGAG ATGAAAGCACTGGAAAAGCTCATCAGCGGAACCGAGATTGATCTGTCAGAATTGGAGACAAGAGCAGACCAACCAAAGATTCTGAAG CAATACAAAATAACTCCACAGGAACTGTCAATATCTACACTGCCAGAGGCAATCGTGTGCAGGATTGCTGCCCGAGACGCCCTCTGA